The following are encoded together in the Bradyrhizobium algeriense genome:
- a CDS encoding YbhN family protein, producing the protein MHRLLTALGRGFKKKIGWKRLGIAASLLIIGLAITHLVQTLKGVDTGVILTALTDIAPHRIALAALCVVGAFCTLTFYDFFALRTIGKTHVPYRIAAMSSFTSYTIGHNIGATVFTGGAIRFRIYSDYGLTAIDVAKICFLSGLTFWLGNLFVLGCGMAWHPEAATAMDLLPPAMNRLIALGCLAGIAAYFVWILMGEGRRELGQNGWKVVLPSARLTLLQVVIGVVDLGFCALAMYLLMPTEPHIDFVSLAVVFILATLLGFASHAPGSIGVFDAAMLVALPQFGKEQLLATLVVFRILYFLIPFGISIWIMGARELWLSVLQPWLERRRLGEACTARARVRPPIKGRQS; encoded by the coding sequence ATGCATCGGCTGCTGACCGCGCTCGGGCGTGGCTTCAAGAAGAAGATCGGCTGGAAACGGCTGGGAATCGCTGCGAGTCTACTCATCATCGGTCTTGCGATTACCCACCTGGTTCAAACCCTCAAGGGGGTCGACACCGGCGTTATCCTGACTGCGCTCACCGACATCGCCCCGCATCGGATCGCGTTGGCCGCGCTGTGCGTGGTCGGCGCGTTTTGCACGCTGACCTTCTACGATTTCTTCGCGTTGCGAACCATTGGCAAGACGCACGTGCCCTATCGCATCGCCGCGATGTCGAGCTTCACCAGCTACACCATCGGCCACAACATCGGCGCCACCGTCTTTACCGGCGGCGCGATCCGGTTCCGGATCTATTCTGACTACGGTCTGACCGCGATCGATGTCGCAAAAATCTGCTTTCTCTCCGGCCTGACCTTCTGGCTGGGCAATCTGTTTGTGCTCGGCTGCGGCATGGCCTGGCATCCCGAGGCGGCAACGGCGATGGACCTGCTGCCGCCGGCGATGAATCGGCTGATCGCGCTCGGCTGCTTGGCCGGCATCGCCGCCTATTTCGTCTGGATACTGATGGGCGAGGGTCGCCGCGAGCTCGGGCAGAACGGCTGGAAGGTCGTGTTGCCGTCTGCCCGGCTGACGCTGCTGCAAGTCGTGATCGGCGTCGTCGATCTCGGGTTCTGCGCGCTGGCGATGTATCTGTTGATGCCAACCGAGCCGCATATCGACTTCGTTTCACTGGCGGTGGTGTTCATCCTGGCAACGCTGCTCGGCTTTGCCAGTCATGCCCCCGGCAGCATCGGCGTGTTCGACGCCGCGATGCTGGTGGCGCTGCCGCAGTTCGGCAAGGAACAGCTGCTGGCGACGCTGGTGGTGTTCCGGATCCTGTATTTCCTGATTCCCTTCGGCATCTCGATCTGGATCATGGGGGCACGCGAACTCTGGCTCAGTGTGCTGCAACCCTGGCTTGAACGGCGCCGGCTCGGCGAAGCCTGCACGGCCAGGGCCCGGGTGCGACCACCGATCAAGGGCCGGCAATCCTGA
- a CDS encoding ferritin-like domain-containing protein — translation MGLFTRDIQTMNDLFIHQLQDIYYAEKQLVRALPKMAEKATDKLLKQGFLTHLDETRTHVERLEEIFRMHGAEVKAVDCPAIDGIIEEADDVAGEVADKAVLDAALINAAQAAEHYEITRYGSLIAWARQLGRNDCASILQKTLDEEKTADKKLTTLAEGRVNLRAAS, via the coding sequence ATGGGACTCTTCACCAGAGACATCCAGACCATGAACGACCTGTTCATCCATCAATTGCAGGATATCTATTATGCCGAAAAGCAGCTCGTGAGAGCATTGCCAAAAATGGCCGAAAAGGCCACCGACAAGCTGCTCAAACAGGGCTTTTTGACCCATCTCGATGAAACCAGGACGCATGTAGAACGCCTCGAGGAGATATTCCGCATGCACGGCGCCGAGGTGAAGGCGGTCGATTGCCCGGCGATCGACGGCATCATCGAGGAAGCCGACGACGTCGCGGGTGAGGTCGCTGACAAGGCCGTGCTCGACGCAGCCCTGATCAACGCCGCGCAGGCCGCCGAGCATTATGAGATCACCCGCTACGGCAGCCTGATCGCGTGGGCGCGGCAGCTTGGACGCAATGACTGCGCCAGCATCCTGCAGAAGACGCTCGACGAGGAAAAGACGGCCGACAAGAAGCTGACCACATTGGCGGAAGGCAGGGTCAACCTGCGGGCCGCAAGCTGA